In one Myxocyprinus asiaticus isolate MX2 ecotype Aquarium Trade chromosome 1, UBuf_Myxa_2, whole genome shotgun sequence genomic region, the following are encoded:
- the LOC127417750 gene encoding uncharacterized protein LOC127417750 — translation MGNSKYENTFRSPLIMGYSFIILLSSTIVYTSDVNVVQEDHLKIVGPGDDVNLTCTFSSNLQSTAAWIKQNAGGKSQQIVTFYLMQQSSWNKDFEKTNRFNVAKGVDSFNLTILKTKTSDSATYFCVVSSHYSIGMGAGTSLLVKDAAVGTHTILQQPMIDTVPSGDSVTLQCSILTESCAGGHSVYWFKQSLGDSHPGVLYTNGERNGQCKKNNEFRSKAQSCVYNLLKRNLSHSDAGIYYCAVAICGEILFGNGTELNFGESGDVIPTILALGTSNVMLLILAVFLGIKLFRCSNKDPKTQENESEDTMNYAGFSFAQKPLNSQRARANITQEQSLYAQVRSYQ, via the exons ATG GGGAATTCAAAATATGAGAATACTTTCAGAAGTCCACTGATCATGGgatattcttttattattttgctCTCCTCAACAATAG TCTACACCTCTGATGTGAATGTTGTTCAGGAGGATCATTTGAAAATAGTTGGACCTGGAGACGATGTAAACCTTACTTGCACCTTTTCAAGCAATCTGCAGTCGACAGCAGCATGGATTAAACAGAATGCAGGAGGAAAATCCCAACAAATTGTGACTTTTTATTTAATGCAACAAAGCAGCTGGAATAAAGACTTTGAGAAAACAAATCGTTTTAATGTTGCCAAAGGAGTTGACAGTTTTAATCTGACAATTCTTAAGACAAAGACTTCAGACTCTGCAACTTATTTCTGTGTAGTTTCATCACATTACAGCATTGGAATGGGTGCGGGCACCAGTTTACTTGTCAAAG ATGCAGCCGTAGGCACACACACAATTCTTCAGCAGCCTATGATAGACACGGTTCCATCAGGGGATTCTGTGACTTTGCAGTGCAGTATCTTAACTGAGAGTTGTGCAGGAGGACACAGTGTCTACTGGTTCAAGCAAAGTTTGGGAGACTCACATCCAGGAGTCCTTTACACTAATGGAGAGAGAAATGGTCAGTGTAAGAAGAATAATGAGTTTCGTTCTAAAGCACAGAGTTGTGTCTATAATCTCCTGAAGAGGAACCTCAGCCATTCTGATGCAGGGATTTACTACTGTGCTGTGGCCATATGTGGGGAGATACTGTTTGGAAATGGAACTGAACTGAATTTTGGGG AGAGTGGTGATGTGATTCCAACTATTCTTGCTCTTGGAACTTCAAACGTCATGCTTTTGATTCTTGCTGTTTTTCTTGGAATAAAACTATTTAGGTGTTCAAATAAAG ATCCCAAGACTCAAGAGAATGAA agTGAAGACACCATGAATTATGCAGGCTTTAGCTTTGCCCAGAAGCCTCTCAACTCTCAAAGGGCCAGAGCAAACATCACTCAAGAGCAGTCTCTGTACGCACAGGTCAGATCATATCAGTAG
- the LOC127417979 gene encoding uncharacterized protein LOC127417979, with protein sequence MNIIFFVVWFLFYGPSTYSEKILQMDEVIMAQEGEDVSLHCFHPKEQINRVLWYKQTLGEKPALLVSSYHWTVDSVIHEDFKNTDRFKVARGIDSYNLTILRTVKSDSATYFCAGSFANVVYFGTGTNLMLRGPNLNVLKILQQPSPGVTLSGSNVTLQCAIQNEKQSCGGKHSVYWFRHGSQKSHPGIIYTLGGRGDRCENSSVACSPTRSCVYTLPMSNIGLSDAGTYYCAVVVCEEILFGRGINLTINDEPKVQHIQFYPLIGLALLMTISFIINVLLCVTMAKGKKSQVQASADVMSSAQYNVSSDVNYAALKLTTKSSRQQRERSQKQTVYSGRMF encoded by the exons ATGAATATAATTTTCTTTGTAGTATGGTTTCTCTTTTATGGACCAT CAACATATTCTGAGAAGATTTTACAAATGGATGAAGTCATAATGGCTCAAGAAGGAGAGGATGTGTCACTGCACTGCTTTCATCCAAAAGAACAAATAAACAGAGTTTTGTGGTACAAACAGACTCTGGGAGAGAAACCTGCTCTTTTAGTCTCTTCATATCACTGGACTGTAGATAGTGTTATTCATGAAGACTTTAAAAATACAGACCGTTTTAAAGTGGCAAGAGGGATTGACAGCTATAATTTGACTATTCTAAGAACTGTAAAATCAGATTCAGCCACATATTTTTGTGCTGGGTCTTTTGCCAATGTTGTCTACTTTGGAACTGGAACTAATCTGATGCTTAGAG GTCCAAATTTAAACGTCTTGAAGATTCTGCAGCAACCCTCACCAGGAGTTACACTATCAGGTTCAAATGTGACTCTACAATGTGCAatccaaaatgaaaaacagagTTGTGGAGGCAAGCACAGTGTCTACTGGTTCAGACATGGATCACAAAAATCCCATCCAGGAATCATATACACTCTGGGAGGAAGGGGAGATCGGTGTGAAAACAGTTCAGTGGCTTGCTCTCCTACCCGGAGTTGTGTTTACACTCTCCCTATGAGTAACATCGGTCTCTCTGATGCTGGGACATACTACTGTGCTGTGGTTGTGTGTGAGGAGATTTTATTTGGACGTGGAATTAATTTGACCATTAATG ATGAACCTAAAGTACAGCACATACAGTTCTACCCTTTAATCGGCCTTGCATTACTGATGACCATAAGTTTCATCATTAATGTTTTACTTTGTGTAACAATGGCGAAAG gCAAAAAATCTCAAGTTCAGGCATCGGCTGATGTAATGTCAAGTGCACAG taCAATGTGTCCTCTGATGTGAATTATGCTGCACTAAAACTCACAACCAAAAGCTCAAGACAGCAAAGAGAGAGGAGTCAAAAGCAGACTGTGTATTCTGGACGGATGTTTTAA